The following coding sequences are from one Salmo trutta chromosome 36, fSalTru1.1, whole genome shotgun sequence window:
- the LOC115176027 gene encoding 40S ribosomal protein S5: MTSESWETAPAVAETPEIKLFGKWSTDDVQINDISLQDYIAVKEKYAKYLPHSGGRYAAKRFRKAQCPIVERLTNSMMMHGRNNGKKLMTCRIVKHAFEIIHLLTGENPLQVLVNAIINSGPREDSTRIGRAGTVRRQAVDVSPLRRVNQAIWLLCTGAREAAFRNIKTIAECLADELINAAKGSSNSYAIKKKDELERVAKSNR, encoded by the exons A TGACTTCAGAGTCGTGGGAGACTGCCCCAGCAGTGGCTGAAACGCCAGAAATCAAGCTCTTTGGGAAATGGAGTACCGATGATGTTCAGATCAATGACATCTCCCTGCAG GATTACATTGCCGTGAAGGAGAAGTATGCTAAGTACCTGCCGCACTCTGGAGGCCGTTATGCTGCCAAGCGTTTCCGCAAGGCCCAGTGCCCCATTGTGGAGCGTCTCACCAACTCCATGATGATGCACGGCCGCAACAACGGCAAGAAGCTGATGACCTGTCGCATCGTTAAGCATGCCTTTGAGATCATCCACCTGCTCACTGGCGAG aaccccCTGCAGGTGCTGGTCAATGCCATTATCAACAGCGGACCCCGTGAGGACTCCACCCGTATTGGTCGTGCTGGTACTGTGAGGAGGCAGGCTGTGGACGTGTCCCCTCTGCGTAGAGTCAACCAG GCAATCTGGCTGCTCTGCACTGGAGCAAGAGAAGCTGCTTTCAGGAACATCAAGACCATCGCTGAGTGCCTCGCCGATGAACTGATCAACGCTGCTAAG GGTTCTTCTAACTCCTACGCCATCAAGAAGAAGGATGAGTTGGAGAGAGTCGCCAAGTCCAACCGTTAA